The Pseudomonas triclosanedens genome has a window encoding:
- the ngg gene encoding N-acetylglutaminylglutamine synthetase, with translation MKTHLNQQRLLRGQTPTYERLQARFAGDHAQGHEGPLILQCGWGRLLIGHTFATAEQLAAELLNERPGERDIALYVAAPQQVLAQAPQQLFLDPSDALRLWFTDYRPARRPFRGFRIRRVHSDEDWAAINRLYLARGMLPVDPSNVTPRHQGGPAYWLAEDDETATVIGTVMGINHAKAFRDPEAGSSLWCLAVDPQSSRPGVGEALVRHLIEHFMSRGLAYLDLSVLHGNQQAKALYRKLRFRELPTFAIKCKNGINQSLFLGPGPEEGLNPYARIIVDEAHRRGIEVQVQDADAGIFTLTQGGRRIRCRESLCDLTSAVSMSLCQDKILTHRALERSGLCQPRQRLAGSARENAEFLREHGALVVKPVDGEQGQGVAVDLRSPAEVENAIAHARQFDTRVVLESYHTGQDLRIVVIGYEVVAAAIRRPAEVIGDGRHSIRKLIEAQSRRRQAATGGESRIPLDGETERTLAAAGFGYDDVLPSGQRLAVRRTANLHTGGTLEDVTERLHPKLAEAAIRAARALEIPVTGLDLLVREADQPDYVIIEANERPGLANHEPQPTAERFLDLLFPLSRELLHREFHPGTEASA, from the coding sequence ATGAAGACCCATCTGAACCAACAGCGCCTGCTCAGAGGCCAGACGCCGACCTACGAACGGTTGCAGGCGCGTTTCGCCGGCGACCACGCCCAGGGCCACGAAGGCCCGCTGATCCTGCAATGCGGCTGGGGACGGCTGCTGATCGGGCATACCTTCGCCACCGCCGAACAACTGGCCGCGGAGCTGCTCAACGAACGGCCCGGCGAGCGCGATATCGCCCTCTACGTCGCAGCGCCCCAGCAAGTGCTGGCGCAGGCGCCGCAACAACTGTTCCTCGATCCCTCGGACGCCTTGCGTCTGTGGTTCACCGACTACCGCCCGGCGCGCCGGCCGTTTCGTGGATTCCGCATCCGTCGGGTGCACAGCGACGAGGACTGGGCGGCGATCAACCGCCTGTACCTGGCGCGCGGCATGCTGCCGGTCGATCCATCCAACGTCACCCCACGCCACCAGGGCGGCCCGGCTTACTGGCTGGCCGAGGACGACGAGACCGCCACGGTGATCGGCACGGTCATGGGCATCAACCACGCCAAGGCGTTCCGCGACCCGGAAGCCGGCTCCAGCCTCTGGTGCCTGGCGGTGGACCCACAATCGAGCCGCCCCGGCGTAGGCGAAGCGCTGGTCCGCCACCTGATCGAGCACTTCATGAGCCGCGGCCTGGCGTACCTGGACCTTTCCGTGCTGCATGGCAACCAGCAGGCCAAGGCGCTGTATCGCAAGCTGCGTTTCCGCGAGCTGCCAACCTTCGCCATCAAGTGCAAGAACGGCATCAATCAGTCGCTTTTCCTCGGCCCCGGTCCGGAGGAAGGGCTCAATCCGTATGCGCGGATCATCGTCGACGAAGCCCATCGCCGCGGTATCGAAGTGCAGGTCCAGGACGCCGACGCCGGTATCTTCACGCTGACCCAGGGGGGGCGGCGCATACGCTGCCGCGAATCGCTGTGCGACCTGACCAGCGCGGTGAGCATGAGCCTGTGCCAGGACAAGATCCTCACCCACCGAGCCCTGGAACGCAGCGGCCTGTGCCAGCCGCGCCAGCGCCTGGCGGGTAGCGCCAGGGAAAACGCCGAGTTCCTCCGCGAACACGGCGCCCTGGTGGTCAAGCCGGTGGACGGCGAACAGGGCCAGGGCGTCGCCGTGGATCTGCGCAGCCCCGCCGAGGTGGAGAACGCCATCGCCCACGCCAGGCAGTTCGACACACGCGTCGTGCTGGAGAGCTACCACACCGGCCAGGACCTGCGCATCGTAGTGATCGGCTACGAAGTGGTGGCCGCCGCGATCCGCCGCCCCGCCGAAGTGATCGGCGATGGCCGGCACAGCATCCGCAAGCTGATCGAAGCGCAGAGCCGCCGTCGCCAGGCCGCCACCGGCGGCGAAAGCCGCATTCCGCTGGATGGCGAAACCGAGCGCACCCTTGCCGCCGCCGGCTTCGGCTACGACGACGTGCTGCCCAGCGGCCAGCGCCTGGCCGTGCGCCGCACAGCCAACCTGCATACCGGAGGCACTCTGGAGGACGTCACCGAGCGCCTGCACCCGAAGCTTGCCGAAGCCGCGATCCGCGCGGCACGGGCGCTGGAGATCCCTGTCACCGGCCTGGACCTGCTGGTGCGCGAGGCCGACCAGCCCGATTACGTGATCATCGAGGCGAACGAACGCCCTGGCCTGGCCAACCACGAACCGCAGCCCACCGCCGAGCGCTTCCTCGATCTGCTTTTCCCGCTCAGCCGCGAGCTGCTGCACCGCGAATTCCACCCCGGCACGGAGGCTTCGGCATGA
- a CDS encoding HD-GYP domain-containing protein — MSTHHERGRQTVLVVDDVARNLTLISHILRPHYTVKAATCGEQALHLAVVVRPDLILLDVDMPGMDGYAVCRRLKADAATRDIPVIFLTAMTGPLEETAGFDAGAVDYISKPVLAEIMLSRVKAHLTVGVMAGMYRDKASFLEREVARRTEQIARVQEVTLLITSSLAEARDNETGTHILRTQHYVKCLAEHLRAHPRFADQLTGETIEAIFKSAPLHDIGKVGIPDRILLLPGRLSHREMEIMKTHTTIGRDAIERAEQRLGYSMPFLRVAKEMAYCHHERWDGSGYPQGLAGDAIPIAARLMALADVYDALISKRVYKPAMSHDDATLIILAGRGQQFDPDVVDAFEAVQVEFRDISMRFADSQQDFDEELLRLDWVAESP, encoded by the coding sequence ATGAGTACGCATCACGAACGAGGTAGGCAGACCGTCCTGGTAGTGGATGATGTTGCACGAAACCTCACGCTGATAAGCCATATATTGAGGCCGCATTACACCGTCAAGGCGGCAACGTGCGGCGAGCAGGCTCTGCACCTGGCGGTTGTAGTTCGCCCGGATCTGATTCTGCTGGATGTCGATATGCCAGGCATGGACGGGTACGCCGTTTGCCGGCGGTTGAAGGCCGATGCGGCTACGCGAGATATCCCGGTGATTTTCCTCACGGCCATGACCGGGCCGCTCGAAGAGACGGCGGGTTTTGACGCCGGGGCCGTGGATTATATTTCCAAGCCGGTATTGGCCGAGATCATGCTCTCGCGCGTCAAGGCGCATCTGACGGTCGGCGTCATGGCCGGAATGTACCGTGACAAGGCCTCTTTTCTCGAAAGGGAGGTGGCACGGCGCACTGAGCAGATCGCCCGGGTGCAGGAGGTCACGCTGTTGATTACTTCGTCGCTGGCTGAGGCGCGTGACAATGAAACAGGCACCCACATTTTGCGTACGCAACACTATGTGAAATGCCTGGCCGAGCATCTGCGGGCTCATCCGCGCTTTGCTGACCAGCTCACCGGCGAAACAATCGAGGCGATCTTCAAGTCGGCGCCGTTGCACGATATTGGCAAGGTGGGGATTCCAGACCGCATTCTCTTGTTGCCTGGCCGACTTTCGCACCGGGAGATGGAGATCATGAAAACCCATACCACGATTGGCCGCGATGCAATCGAGCGGGCAGAACAGCGTCTGGGTTACTCAATGCCTTTTTTGCGAGTTGCCAAGGAGATGGCCTATTGTCATCACGAGAGGTGGGATGGCAGTGGCTACCCGCAGGGCCTGGCCGGCGATGCTATTCCAATCGCTGCCCGGTTGATGGCGCTTGCCGATGTGTATGACGCATTGATCAGCAAGCGGGTTTACAAGCCCGCCATGTCGCATGATGACGCGACTCTCATCATCCTGGCGGGGCGGGGACAGCAATTCGATCCCGATGTGGTGGATGCCTTCGAGGCGGTGCAGGTTGAGTTTCGGGATATCTCCATGCGGTTTGCCGATAGCCAGCAGGATTTCGACGAGGAGTTGCTTCGGCTTGATTGGGTGGCGGAGTCGCCATGA
- a CDS encoding osmoprotectant NAGGN system M42 family peptidase, whose product MSPLPQPDLNYLQRVLLEMLAIPSPTGFTDTIVRYVGERLEEIGVPFEMTRRGTIRATLAGRRNSPDRAVSAHLDTIGAIVREIKPNGRLALAPVGCWSSRFAEGSRVTVFCENGVLRGSVLPLLASGHAFNTAVDTLPISWDHVELRLDIYTVSRADSETLGVAIGDFVAFDPLPEFTESGHISARHLDDKAGAAALLAALKAIRESGREPPIDCHPLFTITEEIGSGAAGALPWDVSEFVGIDIAPVAEGQNSSEHAVSVALQDSGGPYDFHLSRHLLRLGERHEIAVRRDLFRYYHSDAQSAITAGHDIRTALLAFGCDATHGYERTHIDSLAALAKLLTAYLLSPPVFDSDAKPHEGTLERFSKQLEHPVHMESTTHVPPVDDLIDTSEDTDKSRD is encoded by the coding sequence ATGAGCCCATTGCCACAACCCGACCTTAACTACCTGCAACGCGTGTTGCTGGAAATGCTCGCCATCCCGAGCCCCACCGGCTTCACCGACACCATCGTGCGCTACGTTGGCGAGCGCCTGGAGGAGATTGGCGTACCCTTCGAGATGACCCGCCGCGGCACCATCCGCGCAACGCTGGCGGGCCGCCGCAACAGCCCGGACCGTGCGGTCTCGGCGCACCTCGACACGATTGGCGCCATCGTCCGCGAGATCAAGCCCAATGGCCGGCTGGCGCTCGCGCCAGTGGGCTGCTGGTCGAGTCGCTTCGCCGAGGGGAGCCGCGTCACGGTGTTCTGCGAGAATGGCGTGCTGCGCGGCAGCGTACTGCCGTTACTGGCTTCCGGGCATGCGTTCAATACTGCAGTGGATACCCTGCCGATCAGTTGGGATCACGTCGAACTGCGCCTGGACATCTACACCGTGAGCCGCGCAGACAGCGAGACGCTGGGCGTGGCCATCGGTGATTTCGTCGCCTTCGATCCTCTGCCGGAGTTCACCGAGAGCGGCCACATCAGCGCCCGCCACCTCGACGACAAGGCTGGCGCCGCCGCGCTCCTGGCGGCATTGAAGGCCATCCGGGAGAGCGGCCGGGAACCGCCGATCGACTGCCATCCGCTGTTCACCATCACCGAGGAAATCGGCTCCGGCGCGGCGGGCGCGCTGCCGTGGGATGTCAGCGAATTCGTCGGGATCGATATCGCCCCCGTGGCCGAAGGGCAGAACTCCAGCGAGCACGCAGTGAGCGTGGCGTTGCAGGATTCCGGCGGACCGTACGACTTCCATCTGTCGCGGCACCTGCTGCGGCTCGGCGAACGCCATGAGATCGCCGTGCGCCGCGACCTGTTCCGCTACTACCACAGCGACGCACAGTCGGCGATCACCGCCGGCCACGACATCCGCACCGCCCTGCTGGCCTTCGGCTGCGACGCCACCCACGGCTACGAACGCACTCACATCGACAGCCTGGCCGCGCTAGCGAAACTGCTGACCGCCTACCTGCTCAGCCCGCCGGTGTTCGACAGCGACGCCAAGCCCCACGAAGGCACGCTGGAGCGCTTCAGCAAGCAACTGGAGCATCCGGTCCACATGGAAAGCACCACCCACGTGCCGCCGGTGGACGACCTGATCGACACCAGCGAAGACACCGACAAGAGCAGGGACTGA
- a CDS encoding response regulator yields the protein MANREFQLMLRQFVDGQSRKGMLASIEQPVLKRMFIYGMTMITCIVAVYAVFFLYNGMPHHLLNVLTNFAGIAVAAFIAWRWGNYRCALLFMNSSAFVMVTINAVYQGGVGSPAFWWMSVLPFATVLGGSMRAGIVQACVLVVFVALHALGAMEGWLPALELAKQPGLHKSLSVVFSTLYFLLFLILSLRWKSLLTQALYDALKMAHEATEAKARFLANMSHEIRTPMNAIHGLGHLLGRTKLDDCQRDHVRKIMQASQHLLGIINDILDYSKIEAGCLKVEKVPFDLPNMLHEVRDLLAERAQAKGLHLTLEVDAAIPHGLIGDSLRLSQILLNLGDNAVKFTRSGRVSMTVECLRADDKDVLLRFSVLDTGIGLSDAQKTRLFQDFTQADESTTRQYGGTGLGLAISKRLVELMGGEIGVNSEFGKGATFWFTLPLRRDGAPQIWQAATQANRRVLVIDNDAHDRQALCQALRSLGAEPCEAANGEAALAALQTAVKVGTPYEAVLVDWRMSEMDGLQVISAIKTLALTPAPRLALVTSYAHEQLQALDLGADTVLLKPVPADLLGAALWPRTEEAPAPAAPASSSASSLKGARVLVAEDNLLNRHVLLQLLAEFDVLAEFADNGCQALQMASQKSYDAILMDIQMPEMDGVEATIRLRERPEFAQLPIIALTANVMEDERQRCLAAGMNDFLAKPVEPYTLQQTLRHWISNERGADAAEKTLASREQTEPWPIVIQGLDMDTGLRYVMGKYDTYLTFVQEFAHDQAGAAEQVAQALSRGDWQKAGRMVHICKGLAATIGASACAQVAAELEQALRKKHGDPELQARFEAELASVVSSIRSAMPAAPPGAEREAATGVDSDSQRAVAAMREMLRSNDMTARWVWDDNAAVFLAMFGQRFDELQQAVHEVNYPLALRILDEITRLNPAWDK from the coding sequence ATGGCCAATAGAGAGTTCCAGTTGATGCTTCGCCAGTTTGTAGATGGACAGTCGCGTAAGGGAATGCTTGCCTCGATCGAGCAGCCGGTTCTTAAACGCATGTTCATATACGGCATGACAATGATTACGTGCATTGTGGCGGTGTATGCGGTGTTCTTCCTGTATAACGGAATGCCGCATCACTTGCTCAATGTACTGACGAACTTTGCAGGCATTGCCGTGGCGGCATTCATTGCATGGCGCTGGGGGAACTATCGGTGTGCGCTGCTGTTCATGAACAGCTCGGCATTTGTCATGGTAACGATTAATGCCGTTTATCAGGGTGGCGTTGGTTCACCCGCGTTCTGGTGGATGTCCGTCTTGCCCTTCGCGACCGTGCTGGGTGGTTCGATGCGGGCAGGTATTGTGCAGGCCTGTGTGTTGGTCGTTTTCGTGGCCTTGCACGCCTTGGGCGCGATGGAAGGCTGGCTGCCAGCTCTGGAGTTGGCGAAGCAGCCGGGTTTGCACAAGTCCCTGTCGGTCGTCTTTTCTACGCTGTACTTCCTGCTGTTCCTGATTCTGAGTTTGCGCTGGAAGTCGCTGTTGACCCAGGCGTTGTACGACGCCCTGAAGATGGCGCACGAAGCAACGGAGGCCAAGGCGCGCTTCCTGGCCAATATGAGCCACGAAATCCGTACTCCGATGAATGCGATTCACGGCCTGGGTCATTTGCTTGGAAGAACGAAGCTTGACGACTGCCAGCGCGACCACGTGCGCAAGATCATGCAGGCCAGCCAGCACCTGTTGGGCATCATCAATGACATCCTGGATTACTCGAAGATCGAGGCGGGTTGCCTGAAGGTTGAAAAGGTACCGTTCGATTTGCCGAATATGCTCCATGAGGTGCGGGACCTGCTTGCCGAGCGCGCACAGGCTAAAGGCCTGCACCTGACACTTGAGGTCGATGCGGCAATCCCTCACGGGCTGATTGGCGACTCGCTGCGCCTTTCTCAGATACTCCTCAACCTTGGGGATAATGCCGTCAAGTTCACTCGCAGCGGCAGGGTAAGCATGACGGTGGAGTGCCTGCGTGCAGACGATAAGGACGTACTGCTGCGCTTCTCTGTGCTCGACACGGGGATTGGTCTGAGCGACGCGCAGAAAACCAGGCTGTTCCAGGATTTCACCCAGGCCGATGAATCGACGACCCGCCAGTACGGCGGAACGGGGTTGGGGCTGGCGATTTCAAAGCGCCTTGTCGAGCTGATGGGCGGCGAAATCGGTGTGAACAGCGAGTTCGGCAAGGGTGCGACGTTCTGGTTCACTTTGCCGTTGCGCCGCGACGGCGCGCCACAGATCTGGCAGGCGGCGACACAGGCCAATCGCCGTGTGCTGGTGATCGATAACGACGCGCACGATCGCCAGGCTCTGTGCCAGGCATTGAGAAGCCTTGGCGCGGAGCCATGCGAGGCGGCTAACGGCGAGGCCGCACTAGCCGCCTTGCAGACGGCTGTGAAGGTGGGTACGCCTTACGAGGCTGTGCTGGTCGACTGGCGCATGAGCGAAATGGACGGGCTGCAGGTGATTTCGGCCATTAAGACCCTGGCGCTGACGCCAGCGCCGCGCCTGGCTCTGGTGACTTCCTATGCGCATGAGCAGTTGCAGGCGCTTGATCTGGGCGCCGACACCGTGCTGTTGAAGCCAGTGCCAGCCGACTTGCTGGGGGCGGCGTTATGGCCTCGCACCGAGGAGGCGCCTGCGCCGGCTGCACCTGCCTCCTCTTCGGCCAGTAGCTTGAAAGGCGCGCGCGTACTGGTGGCGGAAGACAATCTTCTGAACCGGCACGTACTGTTGCAGTTGTTGGCGGAGTTCGATGTGCTGGCAGAGTTTGCCGACAACGGCTGCCAGGCGCTCCAGATGGCGAGCCAGAAAAGCTACGACGCCATATTGATGGACATTCAAATGCCGGAGATGGATGGCGTCGAGGCCACCATTCGACTGCGTGAGCGGCCCGAATTCGCGCAGTTGCCTATCATCGCGCTCACCGCAAACGTGATGGAGGATGAGCGTCAACGCTGCCTGGCGGCGGGCATGAATGATTTCCTCGCAAAACCTGTTGAGCCATACACCCTGCAGCAGACCTTGCGGCACTGGATCAGCAATGAGCGCGGTGCCGATGCGGCGGAGAAGACACTCGCATCCCGGGAGCAGACCGAACCTTGGCCAATCGTGATCCAGGGCCTGGATATGGATACGGGGCTGCGCTATGTCATGGGCAAATACGATACCTACCTGACATTTGTGCAAGAGTTCGCTCACGACCAGGCTGGAGCGGCTGAGCAGGTGGCGCAAGCGCTTAGCCGCGGTGACTGGCAGAAGGCAGGCAGGATGGTGCACATCTGCAAGGGGCTCGCGGCAACGATCGGCGCCAGTGCCTGTGCCCAGGTCGCCGCTGAACTGGAGCAGGCATTGCGCAAGAAGCACGGCGACCCTGAATTGCAGGCACGCTTCGAAGCTGAGTTGGCCTCTGTGGTGAGTTCAATTCGCTCGGCAATGCCGGCAGCGCCGCCCGGGGCGGAGAGGGAGGCTGCAACCGGCGTTGATTCAGACTCTCAGCGAGCCGTGGCGGCAATGCGCGAAATGCTGCGGAGCAACGACATGACGGCCAGATGGGTTTGGGACGATAACGCGGCGGTGTTCCTGGCAATGTTCGGGCAACGTTTTGATGAGTTGCAGCAGGCTGTTCACGAGGTCAATTACCCCTTGGCTTTGCGGATACTGGACGAAATTACGCGCCTGAACCCAGCGTGGGATAAGTGA
- a CDS encoding N-acetylglutaminylglutamine amidotransferase, whose protein sequence is MCGIAGELRFDNQAADLAAVERITHHLAPRGPDAWGFHSEGPVALGHRRLKIMDLAQASGQPMIDTSLGLSLVFNGAIYNYPELRRELEALGYCFFSGGDTEILLKGYHAWGEQLLPRLNGMFAFAIWERDKRRLFIARDRLGIKPLYLSQNGQRLRFASSLPALLKGGDIDPALDPVALNHYLNFHAVVPAPRTLLSEVKKLPPATWMTIDADGHSERHRWWSLDYGPLPDERELTPDDWEDRLLASLRDAVSVRQRAAREVGVLLSGGVDSSLLVGLLHEAGVNDLLTFSIGFEDAGGERGDEFQYSDLIAQRYGTRHHQLRIDEKEVIAELPAAFRAMSEPMVSHDCIAFYLLSREVSRHCKVVQSGQGADELFAGYHWYPKVAGAKDPLQAYRAAFFDRSHGEYLDTVREALRVEDVAGQFVREHFAQPGADDPVDKALRLDSTIMLVDDPVKRVDNMTMAWGLEARVPFLDYRVAELSARIPSRFKLGDGGKQVLKAAARRIIPREVIDRPKGYFPVPGLKHLQGNTRAWVSELLLDPSQDRGLFETAMFDRLLSDPSSDLTPLRGSKLWQLAALNLWLTEQGL, encoded by the coding sequence ATGTGCGGAATAGCAGGAGAACTTCGCTTCGATAACCAGGCTGCCGATCTCGCGGCAGTCGAACGCATAACCCATCACCTCGCCCCGCGAGGCCCCGATGCCTGGGGCTTCCACAGCGAAGGGCCAGTGGCTCTGGGGCATCGGCGGCTGAAGATCATGGACCTGGCCCAAGCCTCGGGCCAGCCGATGATCGATACATCGCTGGGCCTGTCGCTGGTCTTCAACGGCGCCATCTACAACTACCCCGAGCTGCGCCGTGAGCTGGAAGCGCTTGGCTATTGTTTCTTTTCCGGTGGCGATACCGAAATACTTCTAAAGGGATATCACGCCTGGGGCGAACAACTATTGCCACGCCTCAATGGCATGTTTGCCTTCGCCATCTGGGAACGCGACAAACGGCGCCTGTTCATCGCCCGCGACCGCCTCGGCATCAAGCCGTTGTATCTGTCGCAGAACGGCCAGCGCCTGCGCTTCGCATCCAGCCTGCCGGCGCTGCTCAAGGGCGGCGACATCGACCCGGCGCTGGACCCGGTGGCGCTCAACCACTACCTCAACTTCCACGCCGTCGTGCCCGCCCCGCGCACGCTGCTGTCGGAGGTGAAGAAACTGCCGCCGGCAACCTGGATGACCATCGACGCCGACGGCCACAGCGAGCGTCATCGCTGGTGGTCCCTGGACTACGGCCCCTTGCCCGATGAGCGCGAACTGACCCCCGACGACTGGGAAGACCGCCTGCTCGCCAGCCTGCGCGACGCCGTCAGCGTGCGCCAGCGCGCTGCCCGCGAGGTTGGCGTGCTGCTTTCCGGCGGGGTGGATTCGAGCCTGCTGGTCGGCCTGCTGCATGAAGCCGGCGTGAACGACCTGCTGACCTTCTCCATCGGCTTCGAGGATGCCGGCGGCGAGCGCGGCGACGAGTTCCAGTATTCGGACCTGATCGCCCAGCGCTACGGCACCCGCCACCACCAGTTGCGCATCGATGAGAAGGAAGTCATCGCAGAGTTGCCGGCAGCATTCCGCGCCATGAGCGAGCCAATGGTGAGCCACGACTGCATCGCCTTCTACCTGCTCTCGCGGGAGGTATCACGGCACTGCAAGGTGGTGCAGAGTGGCCAGGGCGCCGACGAACTGTTCGCCGGCTATCACTGGTACCCGAAGGTGGCTGGCGCGAAGGATCCGCTGCAGGCCTACCGCGCGGCGTTCTTCGACCGCAGCCACGGCGAGTACCTGGACACCGTGCGCGAAGCGCTGCGGGTGGAGGACGTGGCCGGCCAGTTCGTCCGCGAGCATTTCGCCCAGCCGGGGGCAGACGACCCGGTGGACAAGGCGCTGCGCCTGGACAGCACGATCATGCTGGTGGACGACCCGGTCAAGCGTGTCGACAACATGACGATGGCCTGGGGCCTGGAAGCCCGCGTACCGTTCCTCGACTACCGCGTAGCGGAGCTTTCGGCACGCATCCCGTCGCGCTTCAAGCTCGGCGACGGCGGCAAGCAGGTGCTCAAGGCCGCCGCCCGCCGCATCATTCCCCGCGAGGTCATCGACCGTCCCAAGGGCTACTTCCCTGTGCCGGGACTCAAGCATCTGCAAGGCAACACCCGCGCCTGGGTCAGCGAACTGCTGCTGGACCCGAGCCAGGACCGCGGGCTGTTCGAGACAGCGATGTTCGACCGTCTGCTCAGTGATCCTTCGAGCGACCTGACGCCACTGCGCGGCTCCAAGCTCTGGCAACTGGCCGCGCTCAACCTCTGGCTGACCGAACAAGGCTTGTGA
- a CDS encoding ATP-binding protein, producing the protein MSYVEFVGTADTTAGAIALAFLLAGGLFFCAWHALRWRWLLWFALAYGLGATAFGLRGALQVDDSAAPILQVAWVTAALTLVTMGIAGATGASNTLRSWTLGLSIFAAVLEIDLWAIDHLSVFAALHISAVYFIGFGLLTMVAMRRDWQAGYIVVLAALGMHLGGIAIIYLGWIEPITAQNLGTLPVLIIGLAMLCTQLLKLHRQELAHVIQLCEAKAQLQALNQSLEGQVAERTAQLQNYKQFLDDTVQALPDATLVCDALSNVLLANRAAAEYFGVSAPSDLSGKRASSLLKRLRTLDGEAVFSDSGLGVFAHEQGSIECGDGERSLMLRMTRVHDTDSTTLGNEYVVICTDITGLRQAQAERDEALRFITHDMRAPQASTLTLIELLRVSPGAVEPEEFTRRIESNARRTLQLAESFLLMSKVQEGELQLSPCHLDAVLYEAIDGAWSTAKASQIDIRIDQPDEGEVLADTVLLQRALANLLDNAIKVSPRGAEIVCQITHTADLWRIDVIDQGPGLDPLQVQALHKPFSHSPFGSRHKGFGLGLAFVSKVAQRHGGKLVVDSTLGHGARFSLLLPLKAPQNSLADHT; encoded by the coding sequence ATGAGCTACGTGGAGTTCGTGGGCACCGCTGATACCACTGCAGGGGCGATTGCCTTGGCATTCCTGCTGGCGGGAGGTTTGTTCTTCTGCGCCTGGCATGCGCTGCGTTGGCGTTGGCTGTTGTGGTTTGCGCTGGCTTACGGGCTCGGGGCCACGGCATTCGGGCTGCGCGGCGCGCTGCAAGTCGACGACTCGGCAGCCCCCATTTTGCAAGTCGCCTGGGTGACTGCCGCCCTGACCCTGGTGACGATGGGAATAGCCGGTGCAACGGGGGCATCGAACACACTGCGGAGCTGGACACTCGGGCTCAGCATCTTCGCCGCGGTTCTGGAAATTGACCTGTGGGCCATCGATCACCTTAGTGTGTTCGCAGCGCTGCACATCAGCGCCGTCTACTTCATCGGCTTCGGCCTCTTGACGATGGTTGCAATGCGCCGCGACTGGCAGGCCGGATACATCGTCGTGCTGGCGGCCCTGGGAATGCACCTCGGCGGTATCGCGATCATTTACCTGGGCTGGATCGAACCAATCACGGCGCAGAACCTGGGCACGTTGCCAGTGCTCATCATCGGATTGGCCATGCTGTGCACTCAGTTGCTGAAGCTGCATCGTCAGGAGCTGGCGCATGTCATCCAACTATGCGAAGCAAAAGCGCAACTCCAGGCGCTCAACCAAAGCCTTGAGGGCCAGGTAGCCGAGCGCACGGCACAGCTACAAAACTACAAACAGTTTCTTGACGACACTGTGCAAGCGCTGCCCGACGCCACGCTCGTATGCGACGCACTGAGCAACGTATTGCTCGCCAACCGCGCGGCAGCCGAATACTTCGGGGTATCCGCCCCTTCGGACCTCTCCGGGAAAAGAGCGTCCTCGCTACTCAAGAGACTGCGCACCCTGGATGGGGAAGCGGTATTCAGCGATTCGGGATTGGGAGTATTCGCCCATGAACAAGGCAGCATCGAATGCGGCGATGGCGAACGGTCACTCATGTTGCGCATGACACGGGTTCACGACACGGACTCCACCACCCTAGGCAACGAGTATGTCGTCATCTGTACCGACATCACCGGGCTGCGTCAGGCGCAAGCCGAACGCGATGAAGCCCTGCGCTTCATCACCCACGATATGCGCGCGCCCCAGGCTTCCACGCTCACGCTCATCGAACTGCTGCGCGTCAGCCCTGGTGCGGTAGAGCCCGAAGAGTTCACGCGCCGCATCGAGAGCAACGCCCGCAGGACACTGCAGTTGGCTGAATCCTTCTTACTCATGTCCAAAGTCCAGGAGGGCGAACTCCAGCTCTCCCCCTGCCATCTGGACGCCGTTCTTTACGAAGCGATCGATGGAGCCTGGTCAACGGCCAAGGCCAGCCAGATCGACATCAGAATTGACCAACCCGATGAGGGCGAAGTCCTTGCCGATACCGTGCTGTTGCAGCGGGCCCTGGCTAATCTGCTGGACAACGCCATCAAGGTCAGTCCGCGCGGTGCCGAAATCGTATGCCAAATCACTCACACCGCAGACTTGTGGCGCATCGACGTCATCGACCAAGGGCCGGGGCTGGATCCGCTACAGGTGCAGGCGCTGCACAAGCCATTCTCACACTCGCCATTCGGCTCACGGCACAAAGGCTTTGGCCTCGGCCTCGCCTTCGTATCAAAGGTGGCGCAACGACACGGGGGCAAACTCGTCGTTGACAGCACGCTCGGGCACGGCGCCCGATTCAGCCTGTTGTTACCGCTAAAGGCCCCCCAGAACTCATTGGCCGACCACACATAG